Proteins from one Flammeovirgaceae bacterium genomic window:
- the gatC gene encoding Asp-tRNA(Asn)/Glu-tRNA(Gln) amidotransferase subunit GatC: protein MKIDKETLRKVAHLARLEVPEKDAQKMMEDMQKMVSFVEKLNEVDTEGVEPLTTMSHEVNALREDKASTGLSKEEALKNAPKKDGDYFRVPKVLE from the coding sequence ATGAAGATTGACAAGGAAACATTGAGGAAGGTCGCCCACCTGGCCCGGTTGGAGGTGCCGGAAAAGGACGCTCAAAAAATGATGGAAGACATGCAAAAAATGGTGTCATTTGTTGAGAAGTTGAATGAGGTGGACACCGAGGGCGTGGAGCCGCTCACGACCATGTCGCACGAGGTCAATGCTTTGCGGGAGGATAAAGCAAGCACCGGGCTTTCAAAAGAAGAAGCGTTGAAAAACGCACCTAAAAAAGATGGCGATTACTTTAGGGTGCCAAAAGTACTTGAGTAG
- a CDS encoding 2-phosphosulfolactate phosphatase — protein sequence MKTIDVCLSPDLIHLYDVSDKIVVVVDILRATSCMVTALAHGVECIVPVANENECERMKLKGYVISGERNGQKIPGFDKGNSPFEYRDKNLEGLKIAFTTTNGTQAIEKSKNARSILIGSFLNLSAISRYLLMCKDNILIVCAGWKGKINLEDSLFAGALVDNLRKHIEPDCDAPIIAQRLYLSAKDDMVKFLATSSHVKRLNRLNVFKDIEFCLTPDQYHIVPVLKRGKLVLL from the coding sequence ATGAAAACAATTGATGTTTGCCTCAGCCCTGACCTCATCCATCTTTATGATGTGTCGGACAAAATTGTGGTGGTAGTGGATATCCTCCGTGCCACCAGTTGCATGGTTACGGCCCTTGCGCATGGTGTCGAGTGCATTGTCCCGGTGGCCAATGAAAACGAATGCGAGCGGATGAAACTGAAAGGCTATGTGATATCTGGCGAACGCAATGGGCAAAAGATCCCCGGGTTTGACAAGGGCAATTCCCCTTTTGAATACAGGGATAAAAACCTGGAAGGTTTAAAAATAGCATTTACCACCACCAACGGGACCCAGGCAATCGAGAAATCAAAAAATGCCAGGAGCATATTGATAGGCTCCTTCCTCAACCTTTCTGCCATATCGCGTTACCTGCTTATGTGCAAGGACAATATTTTGATCGTGTGTGCCGGGTGGAAAGGGAAGATAAACCTGGAGGACAGCCTATTTGCAGGTGCCCTGGTCGACAACCTCAGGAAACATATTGAACCGGATTGTGATGCGCCCATAATCGCGCAAAGGCTTTACCTGTCGGCCAAAGACGATATGGTGAAGTTCCTGGCTACCTCTTCGCATGTGAAGCGCCTCAACCGCCTGAATGTTTTTAAGGATATTGAATTTTGCCTGACCCCCGATCAATACCACATAGTCCCTGTGCTAAAGAGGGGCAAGCTGGTTTTACTTTAG
- a CDS encoding nucleotide pyrophosphohydrolase produces MTLHDAQVQVDQWIKANGVRYFNELTNTALLAEEVGEVARIMARRYGEQSEKESDKGQDLGDELADVLWVLLCLANQTGVDLTEALRKNMEKKTHRDSGRHHANPKLK; encoded by the coding sequence ATGACCCTTCATGATGCCCAGGTACAAGTGGACCAATGGATCAAGGCCAACGGTGTACGGTACTTCAACGAATTGACGAACACTGCCCTCCTGGCCGAAGAAGTGGGCGAAGTGGCGCGGATCATGGCACGCAGGTATGGAGAGCAGTCTGAGAAGGAATCGGACAAAGGCCAGGACCTGGGGGACGAACTGGCTGACGTACTATGGGTATTGCTATGCCTGGCCAACCAAACGGGGGTTGACCTTACGGAAGCCCTCAGGAAAAACATGGAAAAGAAAACCCACCGTGACAGCGGCAGGCACCATGCCAATCCCAAACTAAAGTAA
- the gcvT gene encoding glycine cleavage system aminomethyltransferase GcvT, whose product MDDAKRIPLNAIHEKLGAKMVPFAGFNMPVRYSSDIEEHMTVREGVGVFDVSHMGEFTLKGPKALDLIQRVTSNDASKLVDGQAQYSCLPDENGGIVDDLIVYKIKDNDYLLVVNAGNIDNDWNWISKFNTEGVEMKNISSDICLFAVQGPKAVGVLQKLTKTDLNAIKFYHFAIGGFAGAKDVILSNTGYTGSGGFEVYVHKDDAEKVWNAIFDAGKGEGIKPIGLGARDTLRLEKGFCLYGNDIDHTTSPLEAGLGWITKFTKDFTNSANLKKQKEEGVKRKLVGFKMVDKGIPRHGYEIKDEKGGTIGAVTSGTMSPMLGLGIGLGYVTVEHASPGSTIFISVRNRVLKAEVAKLPFV is encoded by the coding sequence ATGGACGATGCCAAGAGAATTCCCCTAAATGCCATACATGAAAAACTAGGTGCCAAAATGGTGCCCTTTGCCGGTTTTAATATGCCCGTCCGGTATTCTTCCGATATCGAAGAGCACATGACCGTGAGGGAAGGAGTAGGGGTATTTGACGTATCGCACATGGGCGAGTTTACCCTGAAGGGACCCAAGGCATTGGATTTGATCCAGCGGGTGACCTCCAATGATGCCAGCAAACTGGTAGACGGCCAGGCGCAGTACTCGTGTTTGCCCGATGAAAATGGTGGGATAGTGGACGACCTCATTGTTTATAAAATCAAGGACAACGATTACCTGCTGGTGGTGAATGCAGGCAATATTGACAACGACTGGAATTGGATATCGAAGTTCAATACCGAAGGCGTGGAAATGAAAAACATTTCAAGTGACATTTGCTTGTTTGCCGTGCAGGGCCCCAAGGCCGTGGGGGTGCTGCAAAAGCTGACAAAAACAGACCTGAACGCCATCAAATTCTACCACTTTGCCATTGGGGGGTTTGCCGGGGCAAAGGACGTGATCCTGAGCAATACCGGGTACACCGGCTCTGGCGGGTTTGAGGTGTATGTGCACAAGGACGATGCGGAAAAAGTATGGAACGCCATATTTGATGCCGGCAAAGGGGAAGGCATTAAGCCCATTGGCCTGGGCGCACGCGACACGCTGCGCCTGGAAAAGGGATTTTGCCTCTATGGCAACGACATCGACCATACCACCTCGCCCCTTGAAGCCGGCCTGGGCTGGATCACCAAATTCACGAAGGACTTTACCAATTCCGCCAACCTGAAAAAACAAAAAGAGGAGGGGGTGAAGAGAAAGCTTGTAGGCTTTAAGATGGTGGACAAAGGCATACCCCGCCATGGATATGAGATAAAAGACGAAAAGGGAGGGACGATTGGGGCCGTGACATCCGGGACCATGTCCCCCATGCTGGGCTTGGGGATCGGGCTGGGGTATGTCACCGTTGAGCATGCAAGCCCCGGGTCCACCATTTTTATTTCCGTAAGGAACAGGGTGTTGAAAGCAGAAGTGGCCAAATTGCCATTTGTATAA
- a CDS encoding M15 family metallopeptidase, with translation MKIPFAVFVTLICQAALAQYPYGLTPTTFAQYQEEVRKNPAMELVDLEAAIPGIQLDIRYATTNNFTGAIIYKHAKAYARKPVAVALAQVQADLKKRGLELKIHDGYRPYSATVKFYEVYGDTTFVASPYQGSRHNRGCAIDLTVIDGKTKKELNMPTAYDSFQKEAFPNYPLKDKEAAKNRAMLIAAMEKRGFKVYESEWWHFDFVGWEKFDVLDIDFEELIKK, from the coding sequence ATGAAAATACCTTTTGCCGTTTTCGTTACCCTTATTTGCCAAGCGGCCCTGGCCCAATACCCATACGGCCTAACGCCCACCACTTTTGCCCAATACCAGGAAGAGGTGCGGAAAAACCCAGCAATGGAGTTGGTGGACCTGGAGGCGGCCATTCCCGGCATACAGCTCGACATCAGGTATGCCACCACCAACAACTTTACGGGCGCTATCATTTATAAACATGCCAAAGCGTATGCACGCAAGCCTGTGGCCGTGGCCCTGGCACAAGTCCAGGCGGATTTGAAGAAGCGTGGCCTTGAGCTAAAAATACACGATGGCTACCGGCCCTATTCGGCCACGGTGAAATTTTATGAAGTATATGGCGACACTACCTTCGTGGCCTCCCCTTATCAGGGGTCCCGGCACAACAGGGGCTGTGCCATCGACCTGACGGTGATTGATGGCAAAACCAAAAAAGAATTGAACATGCCCACGGCCTATGACTCCTTTCAAAAGGAGGCTTTTCCCAATTATCCGCTTAAAGACAAAGAAGCGGCAAAAAACCGGGCCATGTTGATAGCAGCGATGGAAAAGCGGGGGTTCAAAGTTTACGAATCCGAGTGGTGGCACTTCGACTTTGTGGGATGGGAAAAGTTTGACGTACTGGATATTGATTTTGAGGAATTAATAAAAAAATGA
- a CDS encoding DUF5107 domain-containing protein, with amino-acid sequence MQKTVAILVLLLWGCPSWAQQDATIKEYERGFKTYPFSDPDPVPRFELIYPYYRFDGYTDDPIYKKWKVVELENEHIKVMVLPEIGGKIWTAIEKSTGKPFIYFNQVVKFRDIAMRGAWTSGGIEANYGIIGHTPNCSTPVDYKIEEKPDGSVSCYIGTLDLLTQTHWTIEINLPADKAYFTTRSFWHNGTPLEQPYYTWMNAGIKASEDLQFIYPGNKYVGHNGEVGEWPINPENGKDVSYYKNNDFGQYKSYHVFGRYTDFFGGYWHDEGFGMGRYAEHAGKPGKKIWIWGLSQQGMIWEKLLTDTDGQYVEVQSGRLFNQTAGPSTFTPFKHRGFPPYATDEWTEYWFPVKGTKGFVQANPYGALNASARDGKFNLAFSPLQNFNAEVRVEKGGKVLFAKQANFEALKPFEASFGFSGSTNGTVVRIGDKVTYEFAEDDVLSRPVKGPENFDWNSTYGLWLQGKELLRARDYKNAGGKLRESLARDPHYLPALTDMALLMLIDGEYQKAFDYCLHALQIDTYGPAANYYYGLAGRHLGKTTDAKDGFDIALQSVEYRGAAATGLAMLYFGEKDYNRASTYANMALGQNDNNMVAYRIVALAHRKLQQMEKARETLGKMESLDPLNHFIRFEKYLMDKSPANRDKFTSMIRNEMPWESYLQLGIEYYQLGLWDDCLEVLGLSPSYPMVDYWIAFVKNKKGDGDFGTWIEKANNLSPRLAFPFRAATKEVLTWATAQTGHWKPQYYLGLVCAHAHQDEEAKRHFMACGDGPGFAPFYAARAHLVPENRLADLKKAASLDEKEWRYGKLLVHYYLDNGNTKEAVKVARQYAGAFPKNYIMAMLLAKALLLDGQFGVAGKILASTKILPYEGATESRSLYREAWLMQAVAAIKNKKYKDALSKIATARRWPENLGVGKPYDADIDDRLESYLESLCFEGMKKHDEAVAIRDKIVSGGIKNDYGNLLVAEIQKGSGKPNQGRDLLAAWLEENPSSNLAKWCLAAFDGNVDGGYATEDPNVRILKAVMLPDNRN; translated from the coding sequence ATGCAAAAAACCGTAGCCATTTTGGTTCTCCTGTTGTGGGGTTGCCCCTCCTGGGCCCAGCAAGACGCCACCATAAAGGAGTACGAGCGGGGGTTTAAGACCTATCCCTTTTCAGACCCGGACCCCGTGCCCAGGTTTGAATTGATATACCCCTATTACCGCTTCGATGGCTACACCGATGACCCCATCTACAAGAAATGGAAGGTAGTGGAATTGGAAAATGAACACATCAAAGTAATGGTATTGCCTGAAATAGGAGGGAAAATCTGGACCGCCATTGAAAAATCCACAGGCAAGCCCTTTATCTATTTCAACCAGGTGGTAAAATTTCGCGACATTGCGATGCGCGGGGCATGGACGAGCGGGGGCATCGAAGCCAATTACGGCATCATTGGCCATACGCCCAACTGCTCCACCCCGGTGGATTACAAAATCGAAGAAAAGCCGGATGGAAGCGTAAGTTGCTACATCGGCACGCTCGACCTGCTCACGCAAACCCATTGGACAATTGAAATCAACCTCCCTGCAGACAAGGCCTATTTCACCACCCGTTCTTTTTGGCACAATGGCACCCCGCTGGAACAACCCTATTACACCTGGATGAACGCTGGGATAAAAGCCAGTGAGGACTTGCAGTTTATTTATCCCGGAAACAAATACGTGGGCCACAACGGGGAGGTAGGCGAGTGGCCCATCAACCCTGAAAATGGCAAGGACGTCTCCTATTACAAAAACAACGATTTTGGGCAATACAAATCCTATCATGTTTTTGGACGGTACACCGATTTCTTCGGGGGGTACTGGCACGATGAAGGCTTTGGCATGGGGCGCTATGCCGAACATGCCGGCAAGCCCGGAAAAAAAATATGGATTTGGGGACTGTCGCAGCAGGGGATGATTTGGGAAAAACTGCTCACCGATACCGATGGACAGTATGTGGAGGTCCAGTCGGGGAGGTTGTTCAACCAGACGGCAGGGCCCAGCACGTTTACCCCATTTAAACACCGCGGCTTTCCTCCCTATGCCACCGATGAATGGACGGAGTACTGGTTCCCGGTAAAAGGAACAAAAGGATTTGTGCAGGCCAATCCCTATGGGGCTTTGAACGCCTCTGCCAGGGACGGAAAATTCAACCTGGCCTTTTCGCCTTTGCAAAATTTTAATGCAGAGGTGCGTGTGGAAAAAGGGGGCAAGGTGTTGTTTGCCAAACAAGCAAACTTCGAGGCGCTCAAACCCTTTGAAGCCTCTTTCGGTTTTTCAGGAAGCACCAATGGCACAGTGGTGCGCATAGGCGATAAAGTAACCTATGAATTTGCCGAGGACGATGTGCTCAGCCGCCCGGTAAAGGGCCCCGAAAACTTTGACTGGAACTCCACCTATGGGCTATGGCTTCAGGGAAAGGAATTGTTACGTGCCCGTGACTATAAAAATGCCGGGGGCAAGCTCAGGGAATCATTGGCCCGGGACCCCCACTACCTCCCCGCTTTAACAGACATGGCATTACTGATGCTCATTGACGGGGAATATCAAAAAGCGTTTGATTATTGCCTTCATGCGCTCCAAATAGATACCTACGGCCCCGCGGCCAACTATTATTATGGCCTTGCCGGCAGGCACCTGGGAAAAACCACGGACGCCAAAGATGGTTTTGATATTGCCTTGCAATCGGTGGAATACAGGGGCGCAGCGGCAACAGGGTTGGCCATGCTCTACTTCGGGGAGAAAGACTACAATCGGGCAAGCACCTATGCCAACATGGCCCTTGGCCAGAACGACAACAATATGGTGGCCTATAGAATTGTGGCACTGGCACATAGGAAGTTACAACAGATGGAAAAAGCCAGGGAAACGTTGGGGAAAATGGAATCCCTTGACCCACTTAATCATTTTATCCGGTTTGAAAAATATTTGATGGACAAATCCCCTGCCAACCGGGACAAATTCACATCCATGATAAGGAACGAAATGCCATGGGAATCGTACCTGCAGTTGGGCATTGAGTATTACCAGCTGGGGCTGTGGGACGACTGCCTGGAAGTGTTGGGCTTGTCCCCCTCCTATCCCATGGTCGATTATTGGATTGCTTTTGTAAAAAACAAAAAGGGGGACGGGGATTTCGGCACCTGGATTGAAAAGGCAAACAACCTTTCCCCCCGGTTGGCCTTTCCGTTTCGGGCGGCAACCAAAGAGGTGCTGACATGGGCCACTGCACAAACCGGCCATTGGAAACCACAATATTACCTCGGGCTGGTTTGTGCCCATGCCCATCAGGATGAAGAAGCAAAGAGGCATTTCATGGCGTGTGGCGATGGGCCAGGGTTTGCGCCCTTTTATGCCGCACGTGCCCACCTGGTTCCTGAAAACCGGTTGGCCGACTTAAAAAAGGCCGCCAGCCTGGACGAAAAAGAATGGCGATATGGGAAATTGTTGGTCCACTACTACCTGGACAACGGCAACACAAAAGAGGCGGTGAAAGTCGCCCGGCAATATGCAGGTGCTTTTCCAAAAAATTATATCATGGCCATGCTTTTGGCCAAAGCATTGCTGCTCGATGGCCAATTCGGGGTGGCAGGAAAAATACTGGCAAGCACTAAAATCTTGCCTTATGAGGGCGCCACGGAAAGCCGGTCGCTCTATCGAGAGGCATGGCTGATGCAGGCCGTTGCGGCCATAAAAAACAAAAAGTATAAAGATGCCCTCTCCAAAATAGCGACCGCAAGGCGGTGGCCCGAAAATTTGGGCGTAGGAAAGCCCTACGATGCCGATATAGATGACCGGCTTGAAAGTTACCTGGAGTCCCTTTGTTTTGAGGGCATGAAAAAACATGACGAGGCCGTGGCCATAAGGGACAAAATTGTTTCGGGAGGCATAAAAAATGATTATGGCAACCTCCTTGTTGCCGAAATCCAAAAGGGGAGCGGCAAGCCGAACCAGGGAAGGGACCTCCTGGCCGCGTGGCTTGAGGAAAACCCTTCCAGCAATTTGGCCAAATGGTGCCTCGCGGCCTTTGATGGCAATGTGGATGGGGGCTATGCAACCGAAGACCCGAATGTAAGGATATTGAAGGCCGTTATGTTGCCTGACAACCGCAACTGA